AAAGTTCGCTTTCGTTAATATTCGGTGTGCAACGGGACAATCAGGAAACCAGTAACCGACCAAATTCAAGAGGTGATGCGGTTATATTCTCGTCTAGGTTCAATTCCACAAGAATGCTGGCGCGCCAAATTTAAACCGCGCGCATGGGGAATTAAACTTGCGGAAACGAAGCACCGAATTCTGAAACGGTAAAGTGCATCTGAATTTCTCTTTTCCATAGAAGATCGCATGTTTCGATTTATCGATATATGATTAATTTCGGGACAGTCTACGTAGTTAAAACAAGATACGTGCAGCAGTGGCAGAAATTATAGGATTGTTTGTTTAATCGTGACAAGCGTAACTGAGTATATATTCTTTGCACATAATATACAATAAGTAGGTCTAATTTAAAGCTTAAAACATACACTTATTTTACTATATGCATGGTACGTGCGTCATTTTCGTTAAATAGAATTTGTTAAACGTTTCCTATTAATGCACGGGGAAACGCCGCGGCGGCGTTCTCCTAttataagtgtataaataaacATCGTAGAATTTGTGGAACGCAATATGCACGAGTATAATAACTGTGGCGGTAATTATGCGATAATATTCATAGTTCAGCGTGCCTTGTATGGCGCGATAGTAACCATCACGTGCTATTTCCATATAAATTTCGTGATCATGCGGATTAAGTTgcacagaattatttttcatcgaAGCGTGTGATCGGGGAAAGAAAGTAGAAGCTATTGTTCCTATAAAATTAGGAGAGAAATCGACATCTTTTCCTCAAAACGACTTGTATCGATCGATCCAACTCACGTCAAGGGCGTCCGCAGAATTTTTTCGGGGACGGAGGGTAACCTTGGGGTGACGGCAAAGAAAAATATGGTAATGAAAAAACAATCCTGGTGATGACGAATCGGGTCATGAAACACACGGTACGAGTGGAGTAGCcttcttgctttttttttaacccattttgtagcgccaatttaattaaaactttaaaaccaaaatttataaatatttcacttttttagtataaacttaaaaaagatcagtttttaaaaatatgcgattttttatcaaaagccaagggggggggggcaactgccTCTTTTGTCCCCCTTCCCAACCCCGCCACCCCCGCATACCCTTCCCTTTTATTCTTCAATTTTTCGCAGTatctttttttacattaatattcgaacgcctttcagatttttcattaaattaataTCGGTTGTTCATTTTTTACGCATCCAATATCTGCACCAATGAGTATTTGTACATTTCATAAGTTACACGTAGCTCGGTTATGAATGTTCAAATTAAACTTAACTAATTGAAATTGATTAATTCGGAGATTATTTATAATTGGCGAATAAAATTGCATCTCGTTGGTCGTCCGTCGCGGAGTGCTTGACTCCTGATACGTTAGATCTTGTaaaaatattcgaagaatttcgAAATGGCCCTGTCCAGCTTCGGGTTTCATTTACATAAGACAGATCGCGCGCGGAAATTGCGTTTTTTAGCCTTCGAGCGACGAGAAGGGATCGATATACATATTTGCGTCACCCATTCAACTTTAAATCTTCCCTCTATTGATTCCATCGCGAATCGAACTTCCCAAGAATAACAATGTCCTTAACGACGCAACACAATATATCACTCGACGGTATCATCTCGCGTTTATCCGAAGGATATCACCCTAACCTTATTACAGTAATTCGTCTATGCACCATTATATACGTACACATGTACatttctgatgtatgtatttataTACAAATACGTTTCtcgatatagaaaaataggaggaCGAAGTCGTATTTCGATAATATCGATAAAACGGGTCCACCGTTCGATGTTACGTTATTTAGTCGTTAAGGGTTCGTCGTAGAGTTCTCGCGGCTCCCGCTAGCTACCGTGACTCATTACGTGCTTCTCGTTATAAAAAGCGATCTACTATATTCCCGTCGATAAGCTCATCTTTCCCTCGCTCGTTTCTGCCCCCGGCCACCGCGAGCGTCGTTTAGATACATTCGCGCTACTATTCCTTCGGGAAGAGGCTCTTAAACCACTGAATTACGGAGAAAAATTATCGCGCCACGCTTTGTGCCGCGCGATCGTTATTCAAAATGCATCCTAAAGCTCGCCAGACGCGGCTCTCGTTTCCTATCGGCTGGTGAGAAAGAATTCGATATCGATCGATAACGACGATCAGACTCGCCTAATTGGCGATCTCGAATGATAAGAGGAATCGACGAAGTATCGTGCTCGCAGGATAATAGAAATTGCTTGGCCATTTTTCTTATGTGATGGCCTTCATAACATTAACACCCACCGACTGCTAGGACTCGATGCCGAGCTTCCTGTAGGTCTCCCGATCGACGGTGACCAATCTACCCTCCACGCTCGAGCAGTCGAGTTCGATGCAGTGGAGCCTGGCACCCCATTCGCAGTGACTCTGATCGTCCTGTCGGTAATATTTGATTTGCAGGCATGTGGTAAGGAAACCGGACCCCATAACTCGCATGGCAATCGGTAGCTCCTCGCGATGACCGCGGGCACTCGCTGTTATACCCTTGGTGCTGTGGTACGCGCTGTAGGCGCAGGCCGTCCCGTCTCTGGCGCGCTCGATCGTTTCCACTTGCTTCCCACCGATGCTCAGTGACCTGTAATTTGGGAAATCACGGCTTGGGTGAGTCTCATAAATGTGCAAATAGTGTTTAAGGAATAGTCGACGTGAAACGAAGAGCTTTGACAATTTTAACCAATGTTACGTTGTGCTTATTGATATGTGAAAGTAAAATGGCATTTGTTCAAAAGGGCCCTAATATTGATGATGTAAGAGTCCCCAATTATCGAGGGATTTGGAGATCGTTTAGGAAGTCCAGCAGGATGAGTGATTCAAAGGTTTGTGCGATAATGCGAAGCAGGGGATTTAGGAGCTCGTGATCCCTGGAGGCTCGAGACTTCTAGGAATACATTGGACCGTTGGGACCTCTGGACTACTAGGATTTTTAGGTTACTACGACTTGGGCTCCTAGGATCTCAGGATCCTAGGGGTCCTTGAGATCGCCCTGAGTCCTTGGCATCCTTCAAATTAACCCTAGATCCATGAGACTTCTGGGATCCCCTTAGATCCTTAGGATTTCTAGAATCCACGTGGGATCAATCCCCAACGATCTCAATCCCTCCGGCACTGATGTGAGTTTTACGAGCTAGAGTTCGTCTATACATAGAAGTTTAAGATAATACCGATCGAGTTGTACAGGTTCTGAGGCGTTGACATTAACCTCCAAGAATCGAAAATCACCGGGGATCTCGTCCCACGAGTCAGAAATCGTTTCTATCGCATTGTACGAGAACTGGTTCGTTAGTATCGAGTCCCACTGGCCTGCGGTTAGTTCCTATCATCCTCGGGCCATTTCTGTCACGTTTCGTGGATCCGCGCTTCCATTAGATCGTCCCTGCGGAATCCTACCTTAGCACATGAACTTCCGCGAAACTCGCGGCGGATACTACGTTCAGAATAGCGCACAGAGACAGGCGTATCTTCATTTGCAAACACAATTCCAGAGTATGCATTCAGATATTCAGAAACGCGCCATATGCAAAATCTATGCACCAGAACTTTATTTCTAGATCGCTTTCGCAGAAATGACTTTCCTTCGGTGTGTACGATGATAATTCCTTCTGAAATATTCACGAAATTCTGGATAGCCTTACAACGAGCACccaacaattttatttcaagaaacTCACGAAGGAACATTCGTTCTGTCGTTCCATTAGGGGGGCCGGAAAATACCCATttcgtaaaaattaaaaatttaaaagtccgTCAAGGGTGGAGGGGAATCGATATTTCCAAACAGAGAGACCCTATTTCCCGTCGGAAAATTGAAATTCCGTGGCAAGGTTAATCGAAACGGTTGGTCTTTAGTTGCGATTGTGGCCGGGCATCGGAGCAGGTCCGATTCGATCGTAAATCGATAGCAGGTGGGCTGGTGTCAGTGGGCGACGTACAGAACTACCTCCCGAATTCATTTGCATCTTCGGCCAGGGCAGCATTCAAGATTCCGAACCTCGTTTCCGACCACCATTGTGCCACCCACCTGGCACCTGTCGAGGGCAGCCCGCAGTCATCTACAAAACAGTCGCAACGTTTCGGCGCGTTGCAGATCCCAACTTCGTTCCCCTCCGCTCGCAAAAACTACTCGTTCCCTTCGTAACGAATTCCATTGTACACGGACTTTGAATTCCAACTCGGTACGGCGAAATGAAAGTCATCGAAACCCTTCTTCCCCGGGGAAATTAAAGTTAGAAAAACTTCGTTCCGGGGGTGGATTTCCAtctaggctaagtaggctgcaccCTGGGACGGCAAAGAGTGAcgcaaaaaatagcctctttttggtcccacgattttggaactgaattcaaaattcaaaatcacaggaaattttcaagttgaggtgacgattagtttctgagatatgcgaGGTgagagaagtgaaaattcgttaacgcgtcagccccaGGGATtgtaactagtgttcctgatttctcgatattttttgtttctcgagaaatcagaaatcagatcatatttcttgagatttctcgagaattctcgagaaattgaaaaaatattgcaaaaactatatttttggaataatgttgataatttctatcaaaaacacaagacaaCTTTAACTGAATGAttttattcctgtctaatttatacaatatttgtgtaaatgaaaaaataggtattaaatataattggtaaatttatttatttaacacaaaatttgtacaaagcgaaacattactttttggttttgaaaccaccgattcaatatggtggacgatatattaaaaaaccacccactacacagacatttgtatttcttgattttgatttatttttcgtgaattttgaaaatctaagttcaaattcattgttagcagtcagcaaaacccctggaaataatagtttaaattatcgaactgacatagaagttcgtacatcgaagcgtatgggttgactcgttaacgaattttcacttctttgaccttccatatctcagagactaattgtcacctcaactcgaaaatttgttaaggtatcatttggcgcaaaattcagttgtaaaatcgtgggaccaaaaagaggctaaaaaaggcctcattttcgGGTCACTCTTTTGGGCGAGggaaattgaaaaaggtttaaacacggCGGTTTGAgataactttaaaaacaattcactatttttaatatagcaaattagcaataacgcGATTTGTCAcactgaattaattttcaaattgtttcaattcttttaagttaaaatatttttttatatttcacagaaagggcggcagactTCGAATTAgacgccaaatcttcaaattcgCCACTGTCTTGTTCCTTTTGGAACGCACTTTGACTGTCGCAAAGAGCGAATGCACATTTGTTCCGCGAAACCACGCAATTTTCTCTAAATATACAAGTCCCAGGAAGGGctgttaaatattaattacgTTTCTGCATGGTAACCGGTGTTTTCGTGCCTTGGCCTGCCTTCAGGTCCGTGTATTTTTAGTGTCCCGCCGTGCAAAGTAGGTACATAAGTACACGCCAATGAACTCTACGCGTATCAATGTCGAGCATCACTCACGTGTTAGAAATGAGCGGTCATGACGCAAAGGCACGTATAATTATTCCGCAGGGTACAAGCGCCGGCGATTGAGATTTCTCGTCGGCGACCAGTGTCCATGCCGGGGAATTTGCATGAGTTTGGTAGTTCGGTGCGGCGTTTTGGGAAGTGAGAGCTTTCCTTGAAAGatcgaaaaaattatgtttttatagAGGGTGGAGGCCTCCTTAAAATACAGGCGTTTGCGGTGTGCAATGTAGCACTCCGTTCAatcatctaaaatctaaaaataaCTAGTGGACAcccctaaaaatattaaaaaaaattaaaaacccaaATTGACGCgtgtttgaataaaaagttGCAATACCTATTTTCTccaattagaaacaaaaaaaaaatcgataagtATTAAGCATTTATGGGGGGTACACTGATTGAGGTCATACAAAGATAACGcaaaaaaattttgacaaaATGACGTCTAGTTTTCTTTCAATCGTGCACGCCAGTTTGAGGAacgttgtttcgagaaaaacgcatatTTCCCCTCGATACTGAGCGTAGATCGTTTATTACGTATAAATCGACAGTAAAGCGTCTTAAGAAGctgttcagttaaaatttcgtaaagaaattcgaaatattttcgaaGTTATATCGTTGAGAAGCAAAGCAGGTCAAGCGATCCTcaatatgtatattaatattttttgaaaCGTCAGACCCGCAAATACCCCGTAAGGGATGTTGATTACTGGCTGGTTATTCATTGTTACATATATCTGGCAGCGTGACGAGAATCAGAAGTATTGATTTCAAAGAATTCAATTATTGTCGACCGATTTGCAATCGGCTCAGTTGTCGCTCAATAATGCATAAGACTCATTAACGGGAGCTGCAGCGGCTGCCTCTCCACTTCTGTATGCCAGATACAAATTGAGGGACGAAGAATGGCGATTTAATTGCAGCGAATAACTTGCACACATAAACGACGATTGGATCGGGAATCGTGAAAAGGATTGTTCGGATGCGTCAATAGGTCGTAGTTCCATTCAAACATGGTTCCTCTAAAAATAGCTCTGGATGTCTTTCTGCTTCACTTGCTCATAGATTTTCAATTCGAACCGTTCAACTGTTCAAGTTTCATTTTTGCAGTTCGCATCTGTTTACCTTTATATAGTTTAGTCTATCTTTCCTTCAGAGTGACGATTTCGCCTTGTTTCTGAAAGGTACAGGctcttgaaattttttagagATTAGGTTTTGTACACAGTGGGTGGACAGAGGTAAATTTATCGGTCTGTCTGTTTCTCCCCTTACCTCGGTCCATACCGATACATCTCCCTCGGCGAGCAACGTGAGAGTGGAAAGGCTTAATAAATAGGAATTCTGGAAAGCTCAGTGATAAAGTAACACCGCTAATCTGGTAATTGCCAATGGCATTAATGCGCCTTTAATCAGAATAGTTAATAAAAGTTCCAATTACAACGAATGATAGGGAACCTCGAAATTTCTTAGGTTCGAAATCTTGTTGACGATAATTTTCAATCAAGGGATATTTCCCTTAAGAAATGATGCCGCTAtgttacttaaaaaaatattcaacatttaataataattcgcgAAATAATCCTGTCTAAAATAAATCTAAATACACAGCGGGTTTGAAGGTGTCTTTAAGTAGGAGCAGATTTGGGTGTAGGCTAAATAGGTTGCATCAAAATTGGGGGAGCGTCAAATTTGGAAGCGACAAATATgagggagcgataaatttcggGGAGTGGCAAATGTGGAAGCGACAAATATgagggagcgataaattttggggagcggcaaattttaaggAGTGACAATTATGGGGGAACGGCAAATTTTTGGAAGCGAcaaaatttggggagcgatagattttggggagcggcaaactTTAGGGAGTGACAATTATGGGGAGGCGGCAAAGTTTGGGACGCTACAAAATTTGGGGCGCTAcaaaatttggggagcgatagattttgagaaaaGCAAACTTTCGGGAGTgctaaattttggggagtggcgaattttgggagcgacaaattttggggagcggcaaactTTAGGGAGTGACACTTatgggggagcggcaaattttgggaagctacaaaatttggggagcggcaaatttggggagcgatagATTTTGAGGAAAGCAATCTTTCGGGAGTGctaaattttgggaagtggcGAATtttggaagcgacaaattttggggagcggcaaactTTAGGGACTGACACTTatgggggagcggcaaattttaggaagctacaaaatttggggagcgatagACTTTGGGGAAAGCCAACTTTGGGGAGAGGCGAAttttgggagcgacaaattttgcggAGCAGCAAATTCTGGGGAACAACAAATTTTGAGCAACAGAatttggaaaaggtttaaacacagaggtttgagacagctttaaaaacaattcacttttttgtTGTGTAGCGAATCAGCATTGACTCATACATGAGTTGCcatactgaattaattttgaaattgtctcgactcttttaaattaaaatattttatgatatttcgcggCAAGGGCGGCAGATGCTTATTAGCTTAGaggcgccaaatcttcaaatccgcccctgtattTAAGGGTACATATATTCGAAGACGCTTCGGCTTGCGTCACTGTCAACGAAAATATTCTCGTCACGTTTCGTGACGGGCGTTTTAagcctacattttttaaaagctCGTAAAACTGCCATCCGTTGGCGCGTCGTAAAAATAAAAGGGACTTATAGAGTTCCTCTGTCGGGTCAGCTCGGTCATTTTCCAAGATCGATGGAAAACAAAAAGCTACCGGGCTTTTTTAACCATTCTGAACGACGCAGAGGCGCGTCCTCGTACGTAAACGTTGCCACGATAGGATCGTAAAATCCAAATGTGTGCTCGTGTCATGCAGCAGTCAGCTTTTATGTAGATATTTTCTCAAACACGGTTGCCATTAAATGGGATAGGTTTCCACGGACAAATGCACATTCGACGAtcaattttcagttttaatAATAGCTGAGAAGTAGAGATACCTAGATCGAGGTACGTTTTGATCTGAGGATAGAGCGAACTATCAaagcgtttaataataataataataaaaatgaaaatgaaaatgaaaatgaaaatgaaaatgaaaatgaaaatgaaaatgaaaatgaaaatgaaaatgaaaatgaaaatgaaaatgaaaatgaaaatgaaaatgaaaatgaaaatgaaaatgaaaatgaaaatgaaaatgaaaatgaaaatgaaaatgaaaatgaaaatgaaaatgaaaatgaaaatgaaaatgaaaatgaaaatgaaaatgaaaatgaaaatgaaaatgaaaatgaaaataatatattttaataatatattttaaaaataatattttaaattttctattcatTACATCTTTCTTTCCAAAGAATCGAGTAGTTGAAATGCTAAACGATGTACATACGTGCCAGTAGTTAAAATTTTcagtagaaataaaaaaagtatgtcTGTTCATTTTGTCACTTACCTACATCACTTCTTTATCTTAATTTGATTGTTCATCGCTATGGACTTTCGCCGTATACCACCTTCACAGATTTAGAGGGAAATAAAAAGATTAGGACCACGAAGATTGCCAGCACTTTCATCGTTTTTCGCCACAGCGAAATTGGCACTTACGCTTTTACCTCTATCTTACGATAGCCGTAatagttaaaataaattattctagcccTTTTATAACTTTTGCCACCGCATCCCGCATGGACTTCACGTCCTTTccactaaaaaaattatttttcatctttttagcacttacatcgtttaccattttaaTTCCTCAATTCCTACGAAACACTTTGATACACCCTGAATGCTATTGCACGCGTGTGAAAGAATTTATACGCGGTTAATCTTGCAGAGAATAGCAAAGCTACTATTACCACCCTTATTTGTCTAACAAAGAAGAGAAGTAAAAGGAATTCGGGACGCTTTGAAAGAGGTCAATAGGAAGGCATTCGAGTAGTTTCAATCTTCAACTGATCGTCGCACCTTGCGCTTGTCCAATTCGGATTTATTGCTACGAGCAATTGCTTTCAACAGGATGTCTTATCGCCGGCTCTTGCTCTGAAATATACGAGCTTTTTCGCTGATTATGTATAAGTTTTCAGGAAATACTTTCACAAATCCTACATCAAAGCATTCTACACAATTTTCATAACGTATCTAAAAGTgtctgaaaattaagaaaaacataCTTCTCTACAACATTCAATCGCGAATCTTTTCAAAACTTGTAAAATTCATGACTGCGAAAGGGACGTAAATTTTCCTCTGAAACATGCGACTCATAGTGTACTAAGTGCCTTCTCCATCGCACATTCCACGCGTGGGAATGTGGCTTAACGGCCAGCAGTGATCGATGCCAATTAACATGAGGAACCAATGCAATCGACGGCTCTGACAATCCTCGAGGTTAAAGCAAACGTTCTGCACAGTCCGCCATAGACGTGGATGCAGTTTTTGGGGCAATGAATTTGGTCCTCGACGTCGGTCAATCGCAATCGCGGAATCGTTTTATCGAGGTAGCTGAGAGGTACACGGCGATGGAACAAGCTCGAAAAGAAGTTCACGGAGAATTACGAATAGTACCTGAAGGCGCACGCCGCCCGATCGATAAGTACACTCTATCACCCGTTCGTGAAAAATGTAACGAATCCTGGGTCATAACTATCGCAACATCGTCCGCTGCTCTTCATTCTTCATAAACTCATTCAGCCGATCGCAAATCAGGATACATTTTATACTGAGATTAATGAATTAGTAAAATTCTTTGGACCCCTCCAGACACGTTGCTACCAAGAAATAAAAGTACCTGGTGCCTAAAGGTGTTAAAAAAAAGGGGACCACCTTAATGTGCaacatgtaaatatttatttatttatttattttacgggacGCACCCTTTTGATACAAAAAAGCATATAGCTAAGTAATAGACAGTCTGTAATAATAAGCCTATATGACGGACGAGAAAaatatatccccataaaaaaacttcaaaaaagtaaaaagtacaTGAAATTAAATCTCAAgcctctcgcaggctttcatataatttgtcaatttaaaactctgccaatatgaATATACTTTCATTATttcgcgtttttaaataattcttattcatcgacaccttgaccaagtatttgacttccaggccgcggacatctaggtaAATGtttagatgttacattttatcttcacattattaaaatgtctgtgatatgggtaatggaatgtatgaacacagcattttagctgtgtatatgtagttgtgtcatcttaagcgcagttggaaagcatctttatgtacttgcagctcattttgatttcacatctttttttatatgctaattattattatcttctattcttttgtgatttatttgatttcatgtacttgacgtaatttttttactttttttaagttttcttatggggatctcacttctttttacaaagatattttgcatagggaataacttcagataatttttaatattatatttattattatcttctattttttgtgatttatttgataatactctttttcgtcctcgacttttttatgtatgtacttggcgtattttttttactttttttaagtttttttatggggatctcacttctttttacaaagatattttgcacagggaatgacttcagataatttttaatattataacttacaaattatcacgggacagaattaaggacaaatccagtcacagcatcattttacgcttcgattatctatatatacataaaatcctcagtttagttagaaataaaaaacagtttgatgatattcaaatatgtcgcaattcaaatttcggcaacttaccttgtgtttgagactgcattttggttgcaattcaatggcacaacgatacatatttgtaaaaacacgtttataacttggttataactcgacggtaagctgtcaaaatttggagtagattgcatagtgaagatagcgattgacgaacgaaacatgtgttagtttctttttggctgaaggtatgcgtgtaacgcgtatacgtattacgtcgacaaaatttgtttagagaataagaagaagaagaatcagcagaaaaatcctaccgtttccgactgattcatgagacgatattacgatatctctgttatgcgtggaccgattttattgaatttggtcttattcgaaagcttatatgcggtttacataagaaaaatgcctttaaatttagaaaatattgcaagcatgatgagatattaatgaaaaacgTCTCAGGTtaagttggaatagccgtgcgacgagtaaatgatagcggtagcgacagtcgacatatacagggtgtctttcatgtacctggcgtcgagacgctactgcGTCTCTAGATACAAAGCCGTTTCGCGGCATGGCCAAAGAGTAGAAGATATAATAAGATACATACACAAAAACTTccttaaacaaaaaagaaagagatataTACATAAAGACATAGAAATGTGGTTTGATTTCCTATTGAAATAATTCAGACaaagagagaggaaaaataaatataggacACAGATTATTTTTACAGGTGATAACATGAGAAATTACTATGTCCTctgaaataaataagaatatttgcCAAACATAAAGCAAAAGGTATCTAACTAAACAAATACAGAAGTGGCTCAATGATCTATCAGATCGTCATCCttgaaattgaaaacaaaaagtcTTTTCTGGCTCTATCACTCATCCCCTCAATTAACTTCCTTCTAAATTcttctcatctctcatctctccaACAAAGCTGGAGCACGTCGAGCACTGTTTAATTCACGAGAAGAAATTATGTACCCGCGAGGGGTTTTCGCTGCTCCACTCGTACAGCTTCTCATACCGTATAGTATATTCATAGAAGCTTCCAAGTGGAAGCAACACCAGGgaagtttataaaaatatcatgaaatttttaaagcctctttaataatttaatctcgACGAAGTGCTCGTGTTCAGGTCCCTCTACGGACccgttgaattttttttaacagactTTGTGTACGCCAGCTTTGAAAACAGCCAGCTGGAAAGAACATCCGGGCGCATAAATCTTTCCACGTTCGCATAAACGTAATACCGTAGCTAAACAGTCGCGAAGCTTTATTAAAACTGGGATCTGCCTTTGAACGAAGACACACAGTCCTAATAAGCTAATTGACATTAATTAATACCGATGTAAATTAGACAGCTACTTGCCACGAGTGTGAgataaagaattaattaaaagataGCGACGCGGCCGACTGATAGAAGTACAGCCAGTGAAAATGCGATGTTTCCGGGCGGCTGGGATGACGGTGCATTACAAAATAAAGGGCGAAGATATTTCTGGTTGATTTCCAACGTCGAAGCCACTCGACGGTCGACGTGTACCGATTCGAAAGCACGTCGAGTGCTCTCGCCGTTCGCTAACTAATTCAGAGTTTCGCGTGCAAGCAAAATTTTCCGTACCGGAATCGAACAGATTCCACTTCCCACTTTAGCCGCGAATCTCGATACCAAAAAGCAATGACCACGCGTGCTGCTTCGATTCCTTTTTCCAAACGAAAGCTGCGCTAATTTCTGCCCCTCGTGACGTATCGCTGCGATCCACCTCGGATCTCGCAGACGATTCCGATGTGGGGGGAAGAGAAAACGGAGGAAAGAACGAACTGTATTCAGATAGAATATAGAAtttcttttttccatctctattT
The nucleotide sequence above comes from Andrena cerasifolii isolate SP2316 chromosome 2, iyAndCera1_principal, whole genome shotgun sequence. Encoded proteins:
- the LOC143378681 gene encoding CB1 cannabinoid receptor-interacting protein 1, encoding MGADGHFRVTLSLRREPAAGPVYCKMETSARFRQLKTVKLSCEATYRLDISFKPPQLLESLSIGGKQVETIERARDGTACAYSAYHSTKGITASARGHREELPIAMRVMGSGFLTTCLQIKYYRQDDQSHCEWGARLHCIELDCSSVEGRLVTVDRETYRKLGIES